In a genomic window of Physeter macrocephalus isolate SW-GA chromosome 14, ASM283717v5, whole genome shotgun sequence:
- the OR2AE1 gene encoding LOW QUALITY PROTEIN: olfactory receptor 2AE1 (The sequence of the model RefSeq protein was modified relative to this genomic sequence to represent the inferred CDS: inserted 2 bases in 2 codons) — SPNYLSGQKSISFVGCAXQHFLYLTLGGAECVVLASMSYDLYVASXHPLRYTVLMNRKVGPMMSAMSWSGASVNSLIHTVIRMHFPVCGPQEIHHFYCEFPAVVKLVCGDIIVYEPTVYISAILLLLLPILLISASCVFILHSVIQMRSATSKRNAFSTCSSRLTVLSLCFGACIFSYMRPGTQRTALQHKVGSVFNSTITPTLNPLIYTLQNMDVAKTLRRVLWRDLITKRTEVPLP; from the exons tcTCCCAACTACCTATCTGGCCAGAAGTCCATCTCCTTTGTGGGCTGTG ATCAGCATTTCCTCTATTTGACTCTGGGTGGCGCTGAGTGTGTTGTCCTAGCTTCCATGTCCTATGACCTCTATGTTGCAT GTCACCCGCTGCGCTACACTGTTCTCATGAACAGAAAGGTGGGACCGATGATGTCTGCCATGTCTTGGTCGGGAGCATCAGTAAACTCCCTCATTCACACAGTGATCCGGATGCACTTCCCCGTCTGTGGGCCTCAAGAAATCCACCACTTTTACTGTGAGTTTCCAGCTGTTGTGAAGTTGGTATGTGGAGACATCATTGTTTATGAGCCCACCGTTTACATCAGCGCCATCCtacttctcctcctccccatcctcctgaTTTCTGCATCCTGTGTCTTCATCCTCCACAGTGTCATTCAGATGCGCTCAGCTACGAGTAAGAGAAATGCCTTTTCCACTTGCAGCTCTCGCCTCACCGTGCTTTCCCTCTGCTTTGGTGCCTGCATCTTCTCATATATGAGGCCCGGGACCCAGCGCACTGCACTGCAACACAAAGTTGGTTCTGTGTTCAACAGCACCATCACTCCCACACTGAATCCTTTAATTTATACTCTCCAGAATATGGATGTAGCTAAGACTCTGAGGAGAGTGCTGTGGAGAGATCTTATCACTAAAAGAACGGAAGTGCCGTTGCCCTGA